One Euphorbia lathyris chromosome 1, ddEupLath1.1, whole genome shotgun sequence DNA segment encodes these proteins:
- the LOC136207364 gene encoding delta(3,5)-Delta(2,4)-dienoyl-CoA isomerase, peroxisomal-like, translating into MQQYKSISIQQKTPNSRVFYLYLNNPSKLNAFPYEFFTEFPAAFASLDKNPDVGVIVLCGAGDHFCAGADLNVLKYLGDQGLVIEKSQANEWLRQEIKLLQDAFTAVERCRKPVIASIHGYCIGGAFDIVTACDIRYCTQDSNFILKHVDVGFTDDMGALQRLPGIVGYGNAMEMALTCRKFSGQEAKDMGLVSRVFESKQALDEGVALIAQGIAAKSLTAVAGTKAVMLRSRDLTLDQGLDYIATWNAATVYSSGDLMEALNAKAQKRKPHFAKL; encoded by the exons ATGCAGCAGTACAAATCAATCTCGATCCAACAAAAAACCCCAAATTCCAGAGTCTTCTATTTATACCTTAACAACCCCTCCAAACTCAACGCCTTCCCCTACGAATTTTTCACAGAATTCCCCGCCGCCTTTGCTTCTCTGGACAAAAATCCCGATGTGGGCGTCATAGTCCTCTGTGGCGCCGGTGATCACTTCTGCGCCGGCGCTGACCTCAACGTACTCAAATACCTCGGCGATCAGGGCCTCGTAATCGAGAAGAGTCAAGCCAACGAGTGGCTCAGGCAAGAGATCAAGTTGTTACAGGACGCGTTCACGGCGGTGGAGCGGTGTAGGAAACCAGTGATAGCAAGTATCCACGGTTATTGTATTGGAGGAGCATTTGATATAGTGACTGCCTGTGATATAAGGTATTGTACTCAAGATTCCAATTTTATTCTCAAGCACGTCGATGTCGGGTTCACGGATGATATGGGGGCGCTGCAGAGGCTGCCGGGGATAGTCGGGTATGGTAACGCAATGGAAATGGCTTTGACTTGTCGGAAGTTTTCGGGTCAAGAGGCTAAGGATATGGGTCTCGTTTCTCGGGTTTTCGAGTCTAAACAAGCATTAGATGAAGGTGTGGCACTCATCGCTCAAG GAATTGCAGCAAAGTCTCTCACAGCGGTGGCAGGAACAAAGGCAGTGATGTTAAGGAGTAGAGACTTGACTCTAGATCAAGGATTAGATTATATTGCAACTTGGAATGCTGCAACAGTTTATAGTTCTGGTGATCTAATGGAGGCCTTAAATGCAAAAGCTCAGAAAAGAAAACCTCACTTTGCGAAGCTTTGA